One window of the Etheostoma spectabile isolate EspeVRDwgs_2016 chromosome 16, UIUC_Espe_1.0, whole genome shotgun sequence genome contains the following:
- the alpk2 gene encoding alpha-protein kinase 2 produces the protein MDDQMPSPSDIQTEDLDPLSCLHRPKEDKLSAYKKGVEAVSDLSDTKDKSTEPLSNIAKSLSQEKSTGSSSYNMSECSPLCTEPANHDDFRVCSYVGFSEPVLPLLPHFSHDFVKQEPSLSFSLIQHNSTPKPLGVSSSTSEGLTEPSLTETLSNSEHSRAVFLIRSESHQSDSLESDTAIAPVSDLYIFESDTQDFILSPNPQEIQCPEYHTLSQTDYDARVLIGDSDHVVTQCHRGSSEEQGMVDYESDVSQHAKLRPPAVDACEAGLMLVNDDSRGKGEVTDLTPQPQRSDSPIELWLDACQYLAGESGYNPDGSDGIGWSSDDTKGWGPPVERWSSVDSWASALSDWAGIIAAPPEDFTAAFTEIGAEIDALTQALAEVNTHIEIETSKEGKGEEPAAQAQTQPPMGVQEQPIEAQNISVSSVLSGQSCLEGSQSLESLCDSTATTQGENVLEEIQSSQAEHTPYPTHQHSSMGSSGGTVVSPGRYGVDGKPGSTSSSELDLSHFGGFVESDNFMSNEEDPIILTIIEDTDLEGQNTLGELLIEEPFGDEVCEVTDEHSVSRPDLVAKQEAKRRCGPAGVDRKGTEPPTDLLFLAKHTLTNSQVPGVHTQPGLHTHVLSDTLPDLDGACQVEPEWGGLKFIMPLAPLGIDSSLFCRASCLEGDQTCSKRSLNDDRNLCSDHVQPCVPWPTSDGITEKTSLEVDEDLIHKKGNTTESAGKSSPKAQLDFVPARKTIVEEIHDLSGALSNSADVPADHCIISERNRIAFITLDLNDPFVSRAPKPIAKAVQSELNLKTAEKMPHKTHKSTSENKTRSKKDKTAGHHYGAHVSKKQENLSPHVSAQQVCKQQETHPHIGENHTSENTPVRLEENEAKLVIETGVATEKAPNKPHGKKKKKHAPNATGVKSVVEPLVEVENGAKPNTAKGRIDMFEAKLGAGKTHKDSDQSVEKKSQQPEAKAKASRAEQPQHQKDHKDHQLKNFTSPMNDDVIKRRRLSEDKFGKIVSVLEAKLPKPETSIQTKGEEPKVDTGATRKKAYSEVVKQKIPPKEVPKVVQPIQAVSVSGDPQSLGLWCQFTPVYSHHTVTWSRGDTVLSESKISAGDESRVSLTISNVSHNDLGMYQCRLTSSHGSVTLDYLLTYEVLSEIVIPPSPKTISSAPVEVGSEEEDVHCCGLIFKEDFLSDQHFGENQHASILTEKIHFGEGMHRRAFRTKLQAGQIPLLLPGHSCVLKVHNAISYGTKNNDELVQKNFSLAVEECHVQNTAREYIKAYNTAAQSVEAFGEIPEIIPIYLVHRPSNNIPYATLEEELIGDFVKYSVKDGKEINLKRRDSEAGQKCCAFQHWVYHKTEGNLLVTDMQGVGMRLTDVGIATSKKGYKGFKGNCATSFIEQFKALHQCNKYCEILGLKSMQPKPKKHASAPKPRPQQPSAAPKKKIFGPTVKGKS, from the exons ATGGATGACCAAATGCCGTCACCATCGGACATTCAAACCGAGGATTTAGACCCTCTATCTTGTTTGCACAGACCCAAGGAAGACAAGCTGTCTGCATATAAGAAAGGAGTAGAGGCTGTGTCAGATCTCTCAGACACCAAAGACAAATCCACTGAGCCTTTATCAAACATTGCCAAAAGCCTCTCTCAAGAGAAAAGCACAGGCTCATCCAGTTATAACATGTCAGAGTGTTCACCACTTTGCACCGAGCCTGCAAACCATGATGATTTTAGGGTTTGTAGCTATGTTGGCTTTTCCGAACCTGTATTACCTCTTTTACCGCACTTCTCTCATGACTTTGTTAAACAAGAACCATCCCTCTCCTTTTCACTCATTCAACACAATAGTACACCTAAACCTCTCGGGGTGTCATCATCTACTTCTGAGGGTTTAACGGAGCCATCTCTCACTGAGACTCTCTCCAACTCAGAACACAGTCGAGCTGTTTTCCTAATAAGGTCAGAATCACATCAGTCGGATAGTTTAGAGAGTGATACAGCTATAGCTCCTGTGTCAGacctttatatttttgaaagtgaCACACAAGACTTCATCTTGAGCCCTAATCCCCAGGAGATTCAATGTCCTGAATACCACACATTATCACAAACTGACTACGATGCACGTGTCCTGATTGGTGATTCAGACCATGTGGTGACACAATGCCATCGTGGTTCTAGTGAGGAACAAGGTATGGTGGACTATGAGTCAGACGTGAGCCAACATGCAAAGCTCAGACCACCTGCCGTGGATGCCTGTGAGGCAGGCTTGATGTTGGTAAATGACGATAGTCGAGGGAAAGGAGAGGTCACTGATTTAACCCCCCAACCACAGCGAAGCGACAGCCCTATCGAGCTGTGGCTGGACGCATGCCAGTATCTAGCCG GAGAGTCAGGTTACAACCCTGATGGTAGCGACGGGATTGGCTGGTCCAGCGATGACACCAAAGGTTGGGGTCCACCTGTTGAGAGGTGGTCATCAGTGGACAGCTGGGCAAGTGCACTCTCAGACTGGGCTGGGATCATCGCGGCTCCACCAGAGGACTTCACAGCTGCCTTCACAGAGATAGGGGCTGAGATAGACGCTCTGACACAGGCATTAGCAGAGGTAAATACACATATAGAAATCGAGACATCTAAAGAAGGAAAGGGTGAGGAGCCAGCAGCGCAGGCACAAACACAGCCACCCATGGGTGTCCAGGAACAGCCTATAGAGGCACAAAACATCTCAGTAAGCTCTGTCCTCTCCGGGCAGAGCTGCCTCGAGGGCTCCCAGAGCCTTGAATCCTTGTGTGATTCGACAGCTACCACACAAGGAGAAAATGTGCTAGAAGAAATCCAGAGCAGCCAGGCTGAGCACACTCCATACCCAACACATCAGCACTCATCCATGGGATCATCCGGTGGTACGGTGGTCTCTCCTGGAAGATACGGTGTAGATGGGAAACCTGGAtctacttcttcttctgaaCTGGACCTTTCTCATTTTGGAGGATTTGTCGAGTCAGATAATTTCATGAGCAATGAAGAAGATCCAATCATACTGACTATAATAGAGGATACAGATTTGGAGGGACAAAATACACTTGGTGAGCTACTAATTGAAGAG CCCTTTGGAGATGAAGTGTGTGAAGTGACAGATGAACACAGTGTCTCCCGACCAGATTTAGTGGCCAAGCAAGAAGCTAAAAGGAGGTGTGGGCCAGCTGGGGTTGATCGTAAAGGAACTGAACCTCCAACAGATCTTCTTTTTCTTGCCAAACACACTCTGACAAACTCACAGGTTCCAGGTGTGCACACACAACCAGGCCTCCACACACACGTGTTGTCTGACACTTTACCGGACCTTGACGGAGCATGTCAGGTGGAGCCAGAGTGGGGAGGTCTTAAATTTATTATGCCCTTAGCTCCTCTTGGTATCGACTCCTCCCTCTTCTGTCGGGCAAGCTGTTTGGAAGGAGATCAAACATGTTCCAAAAGGTCTCTCAATGACGACCGAAACCTTTGTTCTGATCACGTACAACCTTGTGTTCCCTGGCCAACCTCGGATGGGATTACTGAGAAAACATCTCTGGAAGTTGATGAGGATTTGATtcataaaaagggaaatacaaCAGAGTCTGCTGGGAAATCTTCACCCAAGGCACAACTGGACTTTGTCCCTGCAAGGAAAACAATAGTTGAGGAGATTCATGACCTCAGTGGAGCACTATCAAACTCGGCTGATGTCCCTGCAGATCATTGCATCATCTCAGAGAGGAACCGCATTGCATTCATAACTTTAGATCTAAATGACCCATTTGTATCCAGGGCTCCAAAACCCATTGCAAAAGCGGTACAATCTGAGTTGAATCTAAAAACAGCTGAAAAGATGCCACACAAAACCCATAAGTCCACCTCAGAGAACAAAACACGCtccaaaaaggacaaaacagcTGGTCATCATTATGGTGCACATGTTTCCAAGAAACAGGAGAATTTATCTCCCCATGTTTCAGCCCAGCAAGTCTGCAAACAACAAGAAACCCATCCTCATATTGGGGAGAATCACACCAGTGAGAACACTCCAGTCAGGCTTGAGGAAAATGAGGCTAAATTGGTGATTGAGACTGGTGTGGCAACTGAGAAGGCACCAAACAAGCCACACggcaagaagaaaaagaaacatgctCCGAATGCAACAGGAGTGAAAAGTGTGGTTGAGCCACTGGTTGAAGTGGAGAATGGAGCAAAGCCAAACACTGCAAAAGGAAGGATTGATATGTTTGAGGCCAAGCTGGGTGCTGGGAAGACTCACAAGGACAGTGATCAGTCAGTTGAGAAAAAGTCCCAGCAACCAGAGGCCAAAGCTAAAGCTTCCCGAGCAGAACAACCTCAGCATCAAAAAGATCATAAAGACCACCAGCTGAAGAACTTCACCAGTCCTATGAACGACGATGTTATCAAAAGACGACGGCTGTCAGAGGATAAGTTTGGAAAGATTGTCAGTGTTTTGGAGGCTAAACTTCCGAAGCCAGAAACTTCCATTCAGACAAAGGGAGAGGAGCCCAAAGTAGATACCGGGGCAACTCGCAAAAAGGCGTACAGTGAAGTGGTCAAACAGAAAATCCCACCTAAGGAAG TCCCCAAGGTAGTGCAGCCTATCCAGGCTGTGTCAGTGAGCGGGGACCCCCAGAGTCTGGGCCTGTGGTGTCAGTTTACTCCTGTCTATTCCCACCACACTGTCACCTGGAGCAGAGGGGACACTGTCCTGTCTGAGAGCAAGATAAG TGCAGGGGACGAGAGCAGAGTGTCACTGACCATCTCCAACGTTTCTCACAACGACTTGGGCATGTACCAGTGTCGGCTCACTAGTTCACATGGATCAGTCACCCTGGACTATCTGCTCACATATGAAG TGCTTAGTGAGATTGTCATCCCTCCATCTCCAAAGACCATCTCAT ctGCCCCTGTAGAGGTTGGTAGTGAAGAAGAGGATGTCCACTGTTGCGGGCTGATTTTCAAAGAGGATTTTCTATCTGATCAACACTTTGGAGAGAACCAACATGCCAGCATCCTCACTGAAAAGATCCACTTTGGGGAGGGGATGCACCGGCGGGCTTTCCGGACCAAGCTGCAGGCCGGTCAGATACCTCTGTTACTACCTGGACACTCCTGTGTGCTCAAAGTACACAATGCTATCAGCTATGGGACCAAGAACAATGACGAGCTCGTTCAGAAAAACTTTTCCTTGGCTGTAGAG GAGTGCCATGTCCAGAACACAGCAAGAGAGTACATCAAGGCGTACAACACTGCTGCACAGTCTGTGGAAGCCTTCGGAGAGATCCCCGA GATCATTCCCATCTACCTGGTTCACCGTCCATCCAACAACATCCCGTACGCTACGCTGGAGGAGGAGCTGATTGGTGACTTTGTCAAATATTCGGTCAAGGACGGCAAAGAGATCAACCTGAAGAGACGCGACTCAGAGGCAGGACAGAAATGTTGTGCTTTCCAGCACTGGGTGTATCACAAGACTGAGGGCAACCTGCTGGTTACTGACATGCAAG gAGTGGGAATGAGGCTCACTGATGTGGGAATAGCCACCTCTAAGAAAGG atatAAGGGCTTCAAAGGAAACTGTGCCACCTCCTTCATCGAACAGTTCAAGGCTTTGCACCAGTGCAACAAATACTGTGAGATCCTGGGCCTCAAATCCATGCAGCCCAAACCTAAAAAGCATGCATCTGCTCCGAAACCCAGACCCCAGCAACCTTCTGCTGCACCCAAGAAGAAAATATTTGGGCCAACAGTGAAGGGCAAGTCATAA